One stretch of Sulfuricystis multivorans DNA includes these proteins:
- the lnt gene encoding apolipoprotein N-acyltransferase: MRQALFAAGLGAATVLGFAPFGIFPLPVVTLALLFRFWARAPSARAAAGLGFAWGLGFFLTGVSWVYVSLHDVGGMAAPLAVVATLLFCAYLALFPALAGYLSCRLTSADFWHNALLLAGMWTLTEALRGVLFTGFPWLAIGYSATPPNPLAGFAPVLGSHGLDFLVALLAAAFARGLRRKAAWLLLILLASLGQFLRAMDWTQPVGQPLTVSLLQGNVPQSLKWQPENLELSIATYLDLAQQHPAALTVLPETAIPLFFDEVPGKVLQRLTRHGDVLLGIAIRHRSGGYVNGAVALTPAQAQSYAKRHLVPFGEYVPPGFAWFFALVNIPMADFSAGPTRQPPLAIAGQKIAPNICFEDLFGNELRTALPEATLLVNLSNTAWFGRSLAQPQHLQISRLRAIETGRMMLRATNTGITAAIAPDGRVLAALPPFTRGALIVEAQGYAGVTPYVRWGDALAFSIAIGALIPSCLAAYRRRRSG; encoded by the coding sequence ATGAGGCAGGCATTGTTCGCCGCGGGCCTGGGCGCGGCGACGGTCCTCGGTTTCGCGCCCTTCGGCATCTTCCCGTTGCCGGTGGTGACACTCGCGCTCTTGTTCCGCTTCTGGGCGCGCGCGCCCTCCGCCCGCGCTGCAGCCGGCTTGGGCTTTGCCTGGGGGCTGGGCTTTTTTCTCACCGGCGTCTCGTGGGTCTATGTGAGCCTGCATGACGTCGGCGGCATGGCCGCACCGCTCGCCGTCGTCGCGACGCTGCTGTTTTGCGCCTATCTCGCTCTGTTTCCCGCGCTCGCCGGCTATCTCTCATGCCGCCTCACCAGCGCCGACTTTTGGCACAACGCCTTGCTCTTGGCCGGTATGTGGACGCTGACGGAAGCCTTGCGCGGTGTGCTCTTCACCGGCTTTCCGTGGCTGGCGATCGGCTATTCGGCCACGCCGCCCAATCCCCTGGCGGGCTTTGCGCCGGTGCTCGGCAGCCACGGCCTCGATTTCCTCGTCGCGCTGCTTGCGGCAGCCTTCGCGAGGGGCTTACGGCGAAAAGCGGCCTGGCTGTTGCTGATCCTGCTCGCAAGCCTTGGACAATTCTTGCGCGCGATGGACTGGACCCAGCCCGTGGGCCAGCCGCTCACGGTGAGCCTGCTGCAAGGCAATGTGCCGCAGAGCCTGAAGTGGCAGCCGGAAAATCTAGAGCTGTCGATCGCTACCTATCTCGATCTGGCGCAGCAGCATCCCGCCGCCCTCACGGTGCTGCCGGAGACCGCGATCCCGCTGTTCTTCGACGAAGTGCCAGGGAAGGTGCTGCAAAGGCTCACCCGGCATGGCGACGTACTCTTGGGTATCGCGATCCGTCACCGCTCGGGCGGTTATGTGAATGGCGCGGTGGCGCTCACCCCTGCGCAGGCGCAAAGCTATGCCAAGCGCCATCTGGTGCCGTTCGGCGAATACGTGCCGCCGGGCTTTGCCTGGTTCTTCGCTCTGGTGAACATCCCGATGGCGGATTTTTCCGCCGGCCCCACCCGGCAACCGCCGCTTGCCATCGCCGGACAAAAGATCGCGCCGAACATCTGTTTCGAGGACCTGTTCGGCAACGAGCTGCGCACTGCCCTGCCCGAAGCGACGTTGCTGGTCAATCTCTCGAACACCGCCTGGTTCGGGCGCTCGCTTGCCCAGCCGCAGCATTTGCAGATTTCCCGCCTGCGCGCGATCGAGACCGGGCGCATGATGCTCAGAGCGACGAACACGGGGATCACCGCAGCGATCGCGCCGGATGGCCGCGTGCTCGCGGCTTTGCCGCCCTTCACCCGCGGGGCGCTTATCGTCGAGGCGCAAGGCTATGCAGGGGTGACCCCCTATGTGCGCTGGGGCGATGCGCTGGCGTTTTCGATCGCGATCGGCGCCCTAATACCCTCCTGTTTGGCGGCTTACCGCCGGCGGCGCAGCGGCTAA
- the glyQ gene encoding glycine--tRNA ligase subunit alpha, with translation MKPTFQSIILRLQDFWDRQGCALLQPYDMEVGAGTSHTATFLRALGPEPWKAAYVQPSRRPKDGRYGENPNRLQHYYQYQVVLKPAPENILDLYLGSLEALGFDLTQNDVRFVEDDWENPTLGAWGLGWEVWMNGMEITQFTYFQQVGGIDCKPITGEITYGLERLAMYLQGVENVFDLVYAPGLKYGDVFHQNEVEQSAYNFEHSDVEFLLTAFAAHERQAKYLMAQKLALPAYEQVLKAAHTFNLLDARGAISVTERAAYIGRIRTLARSVAQSYLESRARLGFPMAPREHAAEVLAKLNEKKAA, from the coding sequence ATGAAACCCACATTCCAATCCATCATCCTGCGCTTGCAGGACTTCTGGGACCGGCAGGGCTGTGCGCTGTTGCAGCCCTACGACATGGAAGTCGGCGCCGGCACCTCGCATACCGCCACCTTCCTGCGCGCGCTCGGCCCCGAGCCGTGGAAGGCCGCTTACGTGCAGCCCTCGCGGCGGCCGAAGGATGGCCGCTATGGCGAGAATCCAAACCGCCTGCAGCACTACTACCAGTATCAGGTGGTCTTGAAACCCGCGCCCGAGAACATCCTCGATCTCTATCTCGGCTCGCTCGAAGCCCTGGGTTTCGATCTGACGCAAAACGACGTGCGCTTCGTCGAGGACGACTGGGAAAACCCCACGCTGGGCGCCTGGGGCCTGGGCTGGGAAGTGTGGATGAATGGCATGGAGATCACGCAATTCACCTATTTCCAGCAGGTCGGCGGGATCGATTGCAAGCCGATCACCGGCGAGATCACCTATGGCCTGGAGCGGCTGGCGATGTATCTGCAAGGGGTCGAGAACGTCTTCGACCTCGTCTATGCGCCCGGCCTGAAATACGGCGATGTGTTCCATCAAAACGAGGTCGAGCAGTCAGCCTACAACTTCGAGCACAGCGACGTCGAGTTCTTGCTCACCGCCTTTGCCGCGCATGAAAGGCAGGCCAAGTATCTGATGGCGCAAAAGCTCGCGCTGCCGGCGTACGAACAGGTCTTGAAGGCCGCGCACACCTTCAACCTGCTCGACGCGCGCGGCGCGATTTCGGTGACCGAGCGCGCCGCCTACATCGGCCGTATCCGCACTCTCGCCAGAAGCGTGGCGCAAAGCTATCTCGAATCGCGCGCCCGGCTCGGCTTCCCGATGGCGCCGCGGGAACATGCCGCCGAAGTGCTGGCGAAACTGAACGAGAAGAAGGCAGCCTGA
- the glyS gene encoding glycine--tRNA ligase subunit beta, which yields MTTKNLLVELFVEELPPKALKELGEAFAATVAERLKAAGLVAKTTVSRYASPRRLAVHLTDVAAKAADRRVTQKLMPAAVGLDADGNPTPALLKKLAALGKDAAVVPSLKRQLDGKAEALFLDSVLPGMTLQEGLQAALDAALASLPIPKVMSYQLQDGWTTVHFVRPAHRLVALHGAEVVPVAVLGLTADRKTQGHRFEASANPVVIREADSYAEQLEAEGAVIPGFAARRAEIERQLQAAAAREGLVPIADDALLDEVTALVERPNVLVCQFEKEFLDVPQECLILTMKANQKYFPLLDAAGKLTNKFLVVANIRPHDPAAVIGGNERVVRPRLADAKFFFDQDRKKSLIDRIPGLAKVVYHNKLGSQGERAERVARLAHMIGERLGSAELANAADRAALLSKADLLTDMVGEFPELQGIMGRYYALHDGEPVEIADAIEDHYKPRFAGDGLPRNDVGLCVALADKLETLVGLFGIDEKPTGDKDPFALRRHALGVLRMLIEKELALPLDELIEAAFAVFPTGMLRDARGELMSFVFERLAGLAREYGHTAQEVDAVLSLQPMRIDLVPKRLAAVRAFARLPEAESLAAANKRVGNILKKAQGIGLMPKVDPLLFEKEAERALHAALVSVGQEADALFELGDYAASLSRLSALKTPVDRFFDEVMVNVEDARLRANRLGLLAKLHQAMNRVADLARLAA from the coding sequence ATGACGACGAAAAACCTGCTCGTGGAACTGTTCGTCGAGGAGCTGCCGCCGAAGGCGCTGAAGGAACTCGGCGAAGCCTTCGCCGCCACGGTGGCCGAGAGGCTCAAAGCCGCCGGGCTCGTCGCCAAGACGACGGTCTCTCGATACGCCTCACCGCGGCGTTTGGCAGTGCATCTCACGGATGTCGCCGCCAAGGCGGCCGACAGACGAGTCACCCAGAAACTGATGCCGGCCGCCGTCGGGCTCGATGCCGACGGCAACCCTACCCCGGCGCTGCTCAAAAAGCTCGCCGCGCTCGGCAAAGATGCCGCAGTCGTGCCGAGCCTCAAACGGCAGCTGGACGGCAAGGCCGAGGCGCTGTTCCTCGACAGCGTCTTGCCCGGCATGACCCTGCAAGAGGGCCTGCAGGCCGCGTTGGATGCGGCGCTCGCCAGCTTGCCGATCCCGAAGGTGATGAGCTATCAGTTGCAGGACGGTTGGACCACCGTGCATTTCGTGCGTCCTGCGCACCGGCTCGTCGCGCTGCATGGCGCCGAGGTGGTACCGGTTGCCGTGCTGGGCTTGACCGCCGACCGTAAGACCCAGGGCCACCGCTTCGAGGCCAGCGCCAATCCGGTGGTGATTCGCGAGGCGGACAGTTATGCCGAGCAGCTGGAGGCCGAGGGCGCGGTGATTCCCGGCTTCGCCGCACGCCGGGCCGAGATCGAACGGCAGTTACAGGCTGCCGCCGCGCGCGAGGGGCTCGTGCCGATCGCGGACGACGCGCTGCTCGACGAAGTGACGGCGCTGGTCGAACGGCCCAACGTGCTCGTCTGCCAGTTCGAAAAAGAGTTCCTCGACGTGCCGCAGGAATGCCTGATCCTGACCATGAAGGCGAACCAGAAGTATTTTCCGCTGCTCGATGCCGCCGGCAAACTGACGAACAAGTTCCTCGTCGTCGCCAACATCCGGCCACACGATCCCGCGGCGGTGATCGGCGGCAACGAGCGCGTCGTGCGCCCGCGGCTGGCCGATGCGAAATTCTTCTTCGACCAGGATCGCAAGAAGTCGCTGATCGACCGCATCCCGGGGCTCGCCAAGGTGGTTTATCACAACAAGCTCGGCAGTCAGGGAGAGCGGGCCGAACGCGTCGCGCGGCTGGCGCACATGATCGGCGAGCGGCTAGGCAGCGCAGAGCTCGCCAATGCCGCGGACCGCGCCGCGCTGCTCTCGAAGGCGGATTTGCTCACCGACATGGTCGGCGAATTTCCGGAACTGCAAGGCATCATGGGCCGCTACTATGCGCTCCATGATGGCGAGCCGGTCGAGATCGCCGACGCGATCGAGGATCACTACAAGCCGCGCTTTGCCGGCGACGGCCTGCCGCGCAATGACGTCGGCCTCTGTGTCGCGCTCGCCGACAAGCTGGAGACGCTGGTCGGCCTGTTCGGCATCGATGAAAAGCCGACCGGCGACAAGGATCCCTTCGCGCTGCGGCGTCACGCGCTGGGCGTGCTGCGCATGCTGATCGAGAAAGAGCTCGCATTGCCGCTCGACGAACTGATCGAGGCCGCATTCGCCGTCTTTCCCACCGGCATGCTGCGCGATGCGCGGGGCGAGCTCATGAGCTTCGTGTTCGAACGCCTTGCCGGTCTTGCGCGCGAGTATGGCCATACGGCCCAAGAGGTCGATGCGGTGCTTTCGTTGCAACCGATGCGCATCGACCTCGTGCCCAAGCGTCTTGCCGCGGTGCGCGCCTTTGCCCGGCTGCCGGAAGCGGAAAGCCTCGCCGCCGCCAACAAGCGCGTCGGCAACATCCTGAAGAAAGCCCAAGGCATTGGGCTGATGCCGAAGGTCGATCCCCTGCTTTTCGAAAAGGAGGCCGAACGTGCCCTCCATGCCGCGCTCGTGTCCGTCGGGCAGGAGGCGGACGCACTGTTCGAGTTGGGTGATTACGCCGCGTCGCTGTCGCGGCTTTCCGCGCTCAAAACGCCGGTCGATCGGTTCTTCGACGAGGTGATGGTGAATGTCGAGGATGCGCGGCTGCGCGCCAACCGGCTGGGCTTGCTGGCGAAACTGCATCAGGCGATGAACCGCGTCGCCGATCTTGCGCGTCTTGCCGCTTGA
- the gmhB gene encoding D-glycero-beta-D-manno-heptose 1,7-bisphosphate 7-phosphatase, whose protein sequence is MPATKLIILDRDGVINQDSELYIKSPEEWVPIPGSLEAIARLNQWGFRVVVCTNQSGIGRGLFDMDTLNAIHDKMIKAVSHAGGAIDAIFFCPHTNADNCECRKPKPGMLKEIAARYNVSLAGVPVVGDSLRDLESAVAVGAQPILVLTGKGRKTEKDAALPSHTMVFPDLATAVAKLTA, encoded by the coding sequence ATGCCTGCGACGAAGCTGATCATCCTCGACCGCGACGGCGTCATCAACCAGGACTCCGAGCTCTACATCAAGTCACCCGAGGAGTGGGTGCCGATCCCCGGCAGCCTCGAAGCGATCGCGCGACTCAACCAGTGGGGGTTTCGCGTCGTGGTGTGCACCAATCAGTCGGGCATCGGCCGCGGCCTCTTTGACATGGATACGCTGAACGCGATCCACGACAAGATGATCAAAGCAGTCTCCCACGCCGGCGGCGCGATCGATGCGATCTTCTTCTGCCCCCATACCAACGCCGACAATTGTGAATGCCGCAAGCCCAAGCCCGGCATGTTGAAGGAAATCGCCGCGCGCTACAACGTCAGCCTCGCCGGCGTGCCGGTGGTCGGCGACAGTTTGCGCGATCTCGAATCGGCAGTGGCGGTCGGTGCGCAGCCGATCCTGGTGCTGACTGGCAAGGGCAGGAAAACCGAGAAAGATGCTGCACTGCCAAGCCACACGATGGTCTTCCCCGACCTGGCGACCGCCGTGGCGAAGCTGACCGCATGA
- a CDS encoding lysophospholipid acyltransferase family protein — MNLLRSLLFMLVMVPSLVLIVALLLLLFWLPPRSRRLLVMPWVRFVMWLTEHVLRLRMRVIGAENVPAGPCVILAKHQSAWETFALQLIFPLTAFVYKRELNWLPFFGWGMKLMPFVAIDRASGKAALKQVIERGKQRLAEGYSVVVFPEGTRVAPGTSRPFKIGGAWLAVAAKVPAVPVAHNSGECWPRRAFIKRPGIVTVSIGPPIDTAGRNPGEVNALAEAWIEAEMRRISPHLYHAEARPATETAA, encoded by the coding sequence ATGAACCTGCTGCGTTCTCTGCTCTTCATGCTGGTGATGGTGCCGTCGCTGGTGCTCATCGTCGCCTTGCTGTTGTTGCTGTTCTGGTTGCCACCGCGCAGCCGCCGGCTGCTCGTGATGCCCTGGGTGCGCTTCGTGATGTGGCTGACCGAGCATGTGCTCAGGCTACGCATGCGCGTCATCGGTGCCGAGAACGTGCCGGCCGGCCCTTGCGTGATCCTGGCCAAGCATCAGTCGGCCTGGGAAACCTTCGCGCTGCAGCTGATCTTTCCGCTCACCGCGTTCGTCTACAAGCGCGAGCTCAATTGGCTGCCGTTCTTCGGTTGGGGCATGAAGCTGATGCCCTTCGTCGCGATCGACCGCGCTTCCGGCAAGGCGGCGTTGAAGCAGGTCATCGAGCGGGGTAAGCAGCGGCTGGCCGAAGGGTATTCGGTGGTGGTCTTTCCAGAAGGCACACGTGTGGCGCCGGGGACGAGCCGGCCCTTCAAGATCGGCGGCGCGTGGCTGGCCGTCGCCGCGAAAGTTCCGGCCGTGCCGGTGGCGCACAATTCCGGCGAATGCTGGCCGCGCAGGGCATTCATCAAGCGTCCCGGCATCGTGACGGTGAGCATCGGCCCGCCGATCGACACCGCCGGCCGCAACCCCGGCGAGGTGAATGCGCTCGCCGAAGCCTGGATCGAGGCCGAAATGCGTCGCATCAGTCCGCATCTCTATCATGCCGAAGCGAGACCCGCAACTGAGACTGCGGCTTGA
- a CDS encoding M48 family metallopeptidase — translation MMQLELFRALPPHDTASSRPRHILIGAHIVAYTLRRDRRRLSMRIDERGLSVGAPRSVTLGEIEAFIRQHGAWVVDKLAAFAAQGARRHLPIFDGARLPLLGGEVRVRVTNGANRGYWSEDELWLAARPDADLSALTRRALQRRALEHFRPRLVEMAARIGQPAPPLALSSARTRWGSCSLRSGIRLNWRLIHLAPATIDYVIAHEVAHLVEMNHSPRFWQVVERLYPDWPAARARLKQEGAALPLI, via the coding sequence ATGATGCAGCTCGAGCTGTTCCGCGCCCTGCCGCCGCATGACACGGCGTCGAGCCGGCCGCGCCACATCCTCATTGGCGCCCATATCGTCGCTTACACGCTGCGGCGCGACCGCCGCCGATTGTCCATGCGCATCGACGAGCGCGGGCTCAGTGTCGGCGCGCCGCGCAGCGTGACGCTGGGCGAAATCGAGGCGTTCATTCGGCAGCATGGTGCCTGGGTCGTGGACAAACTCGCGGCCTTCGCGGCCCAGGGTGCTCGCCGGCATCTACCGATCTTCGACGGTGCGCGCCTGCCGCTCTTGGGCGGCGAAGTGCGCGTGCGCGTGACCAACGGCGCCAATCGCGGCTACTGGAGCGAGGACGAGCTCTGGCTTGCCGCACGACCCGATGCCGATCTGTCGGCACTGACACGTCGGGCGCTGCAACGGCGCGCCCTCGAACACTTCCGGCCAAGGCTCGTCGAGATGGCGGCGCGGATCGGCCAGCCGGCGCCGCCCTTGGCCTTGAGCTCGGCGCGCACACGCTGGGGCAGCTGCAGCCTGCGAAGCGGCATCCGGCTCAACTGGCGGCTCATTCATTTGGCGCCGGCGACGATCGATTACGTCATCGCCCACGAAGTCGCGCATCTGGTCGAGATGAACCACAGTCCGCGCTTCTGGCAGGTCGTGGAACGACTTTACCCCGACTGGCCTGCCGCGCGCGCGCGGCTCAAGCAAGAGGGTGCCGCGTTACCGCTGATCTGA